GCCCCGCGTAGATCTGCACCACCTCGCGACCCAGCCGTGATCCGGTGTTCGTCACCGTCACCCGCACCGTCCAGAGGTCGGTTCCCTCTTCGACCGTCAGGTCGTCATAGCTGAAGCTGGTATAGGACAGGCCGTGCCCGAACGGGAATGTCACCTCCAGATCGCGCGCGTCGTAGCCCCGGTACCCGACGAAAATCCGTTCCCCGTAGACGATCTTGCCGTTCTCGGCCGGGAAGTTCAGATACGCGGGGCAGTCCTGCAGGCGTACCGGCACCGTTTCGGTGAGCTTGGCCGAGGGATTGACCGCGCCGAAGAGCACATCGGCGATGGCCGCTCCGCCGCCCTGCCCCAGCAGGGCGCCGTCCAGCATCGCCGGTGCCAGGTCTGCGACCGGCTGCAGCCGCACCACACCGCCATGGCTCAGCACCGCCACCGTGCGCGGCTGGGCGCGAACGACGGCGGCCAGCAGCTGGAGTTGCTCATCGGGCAGCTCGATATCGGCACGGTCGAAACCCTCGGACTCGTCCTCGGCGGGCAGGCCCAGGAAGACCACTGCGGCGTCGGCGGCAGCCACCGCGGCAAGGGTGTCCTCGGTGATGCCGTCGGCATGGGTGACTGTGCGCGCCCGAATCTCGATCTCCTCCAGTGGAATGTCCAGCCGGGTCGGGTTCACATGGGAGCTACCCCCGCCCTGATAGCGCGGCGCCACGGCGAACGGGCCGACGACGGCGACCGAGGATGCCGGACTCAACGGCAGCACATCGTCGTCGTTCTTCAGCAGCACGATGGAGCGTGTGGCCGCGGTCCGAGCCAGGTCGTGATGCTCGTCGATATCGAAAGTCGCTGTCGCCGAATCGTGTTCGTGGGCTCTCGTGGCCAACCGTGCCACCCGCTGGGCGGCACGGGTCAGAACGTCGGGATCCAGATCGCCGGACTCCACCGCGGCGCAGGCCGCGTCGTCGGTGTTGCCGCCGGTACCCGGCATCTCCAGATCCAGCCCAGCGGCGACCGCGGCGACCCGGTCTCGCACGGCACCCCAATCGCTGACCACGACGCCGTCGAAACCCCACTCGTCGCGCAGCACGGTGCTCAGCAGCCAATCATTCTCGGCTGCGTACACGCCGTTGATGCGGTTGTAGGAACACATCACCGTCCAGGGGAGGGCACGGGTGATGACGTGTTCGAAACCGCGCAGATAGATCTCGCGCAGGGTGCGCTCGTCGACCTCGGAGCTGACACGCATCCGATCGTCCTCGGCATTGTTGGCGGCGAAATGCTTCGGTGAGGCACCTACACCGCGGCTCTGCACGCCGGACACCCACGCCGCACCCAGCACCCCGGTGAGCAACGGATCCTCCGAGAAATACTCGAAGTTGCGGCCGCACCGCGGATCTCGCTTGATGTTGATCCCGGGGCCCAACAGCACGTTCACCCCGAGTGCCCGCGCCTCGGTACCCAACGCGATGGCGACCCGGTGCACCAGCTCCGGGTCCCAGGATTGCGCCAGACCCGCTGCCGGAGGGAAACAGGTGGCCGGCTCGCTCGCGGCGATCCCGACGTGATCGGCGGCGCCGGACTGCCTGCGCACCCCGTGGGGGCCGTCGGTCAGCAGGATGGAGCGGACATCCCCGACGGCTTTGGTGGTCCAGAACGTGGCGCCACTTCCGAGGGCGGCCTGTTCGGCGGTGGACAGTGCGGTGATGTCATCGGAGCGCTCGGTCACCTGTCCCATTGTCCACAGTTCCGCGGTCCCAAGGCCCACAGCTGATCCGTCCACGGACCCCCGCGCACGAGAACGCCCCGGTAGCCAGGGCTCCGGGGCGTTCTCGTAAATGGTGTGGGCTAGCGGTACCAGCCGCGGCTGCGGGCGATCCAGTCGCGCGCCACGATGCCGAGGATCAGCACGGCGAAGAAGATGAGGAAGACGTCCTCGACGTGTCCGACATGGTTGCCATGGGTCATCACGACCAGGAAGATCGCGGCGAAGATTCCGATGATGTGCAGTACCCGGGGGTTCTCCACGGACCAGCCCCATGCCGCCGAGGGCACATCTTCGGTATCGACGCCGTTGTGACGCTCGACCTCGGTGCTGGACACGCCTTCTCCTCACGTCCGGTGGACAGTGCGCCCATTCTGGCACACCGCGACGGACGCGCCAGAACGAGGCTCGCGAGCAGGCCCGGAAACAGGCCCGGAAACAGGCCCGGAAAAAGGCGTGGAAAAGGGCCTGTAGTGGGTACGTTGCGTGCGTGACGGAACGATTGCGCAGGAAATCCGTGGAGCAGTCCATCGCCGATACCGACGAACCGGGGACCCGGCTGCGCAAGGATCTGACCTGGTGGGACCTGACGGTCTTCGGTGTGTCGGTCGTCGTGGGCGCCGGCATCTTCACCGTCACCGCCTCGACCGCGGCCAACATCACCGGCCCGGCCATCTCGCTGTCGTTCATCCTGGCCGCCGTCACCTGCGGCCTGGCCGCCCTGTGCTACGCCGAGTTCGCCTCGACGGTGCCGGTGGCCGGCAGCGCCTACACCTTCTCCTATGCCACCTTCGGCGAGTTCATCGCCTGGATCATCGGCTGGGATCTGATCCTGGAGTTTGCCGTCGGCGCCGCCGTGGTGGCCAAGGGCTGGTCGAGCTACCTGGGAACCGTTTTCGGATTCTCCGGTGGTGTCGTCGCGGTCGGGCCGCTCGACTTCGACTGGGGCGCCTTGCTGATCGTCGGCACCGTCGCGGCACTGCTGGCCCTGGGCACCAAGTTGTCGTCTCATTTCAGTCTCGTCATCACCGCGATCAAGGTGTCGGTGGTGCTACTGGTGGTGATCGTCGGCGCCTTCTACATCAAGGTGTCCAACTACACCCCGTTCATCCCGCCCACCGAATCCGGGGAGTCCGCGGGCTCCGGTGTGGACCAGTCGGTCTTCTCGCTGTTGACCGGTGCGGCGGGCAGCCACTACGGCGTCTACGGTCTGCTCGCCGGTGCGTCGATCGTGTTCTTCGCCTTCATCGGGTTCGACGTGGTCGCGACGACGGCCGAGGAGACCCGCAACCCCCAACGCGATGTCGCCAGGGGCATCCTGGCCTCGCTGGCGATCGTGACGGTCCTCTACGTGGCGGTCTCGGTGGTGCTGTCCGGGATGGCCTCCTATGTCGACATGAGGGAGGCCGGTGGAGGGCATCCCAACCTGGCGACGGCCTTCGAGCTCAACGGTGTGGATTGGGCAGCCAAGGTCATCTCGATCGGCGCGCTGGCCGGCCTGACCACCGTGGTGATGGTTCTGATGCTCGGTCTGTCGCGGGTGCTGTTCGCGATGTCCCGCGACGGCCTGCTCCCGCGCTCGCTCGCCCGCACCGGCACCAGGGGAACACCGGTCCGGATCACCGTCATCGTCGCCGTGCTGGTGGCGCTGGCCGCTTCGCTGTTCCCGGTCAATCGGCTCGAAGAGATGGTCAATGTCGGAACACTGTTCGCCTTCGTGCTGGTGTCGGCGGGTGTCATCGTGTTGCGGCGCAATCGCCCCGATCTCGAGCGTGGCTTCCGGGTGCCGTGGGTGCCGCTGCTGCCGATCGCCTCGATCGTCGCGTGCCTGTGGTTGATGCTCAATCTCACCGCGCTGACCTGGATCAGGTTCGTCGTGTGGATGGCGTTCGGTGTGCTGATCTACCTGGCGTACGGCCGCAGGCATTCGTTGCTGGGGCAGCGGTTGGCGCTGGATGGGAAGATCTGAACACCGACTCAGCCGTAGGTGAACGAATACGCCTGCAGCCCACCGTCGAGTGACACCTCGACGGTGCCGGCGCCCACGGGGTCGTCGGCGATGATCTGCCGCATGTTCGGTGGGCCGGTGACCGGCATCTCGCGGGTGACGCCGTCGCGGGTGATCCGCACGGTGCCATCACCGCCGACGACCAGATAGACGTTGCGCGCGCGATAGTTCAGCCGGATCGTCGACCCCGGCGCCTGCGCGGTGATGCCCTGATAGTCCAGCGCCCACGGCCCGCGCAGGGCGAAGCTGTCCGCGGCGAGCCGGTCCGGGAAGTCGAAGGTGTGGGTCCCCTCGTCGTACACCCCGGTGCCGCCGTAGTTGACCACCTTGCCGACGCTGAAGTATGTCTCAGGCGTGGTGGGGGCGGTTGGGGTGTCGTCCGAGCGTTCCGTCGCCGCGGGTAGGGCGCGGCCGTCGCCGTCGGAAAGGAGTTGGCGGATCAGCCTTTCGGTGGTGGCGTAGTCGCCCTCGCCGAATTTGATGTGGCGCACCACGCCGTTCTTGTCGATCAGGTAGTGGGCCGGCCAGTAGCGGTTTCGGTAGTTGGTCCAGGTCGAGAAGTTGTTGTCCATCGCCACCGGATAGGTGATGCCGAGATCGGCTGCGCCGCTGACGACATTGGCCTGTACCTTCTCGAAGGCGTACTCGGGAGTGTGGACACCGATGACCTGCAGTCCGCGATCACGGTAGGCCGCATACCAGTCGACCAGATGTGGTGCGGCCCGCTGGCAGTTGATGCACGAGTAGGCCCAGAAGTCGATCAGTACCACCTTGCCGCGCAGCGACTTCAGGTCGATCGGTGTATTGCCCGGAGTATTGAGCCATGCCGTGATGCCCTTGATATCCGGTGCGGTGCCGCAGCTTTCCAGCTCGGGCGCACCGTTGGTGCAGTTCGACAATTCGGCGTTCTGCTCGTTGACCAACCCGCCGAGGTTGAGCTTCTCGCGCAGCTGCTCCTCACCACCGACCCGGTCCTGCAGGGCTGCGGTGTAGTCGGGGATGGTGCGCTGTAGCGCCGCGGGCAGATTGAACACCAGCGCCACGGCCAACAGGATCGTGACGAGGCCCGCAGTCACGCGGATCTCACGCTGCCTGCGGCGGAATGCCGCCACCCGCTCGGTGACCCGCCGCCCGGCCAGCGCGAAGAACAGCAGCGGCAGGGCAGCGCCGATCGCGAACGACAGCGTCAATGCGATGATGTCGGCCCCGATGCTGCCCGTGGCGCCGGCGACGACGATCGCGGCCAGCACCGGACCCGCGCACGGTACGTACAGCACGCCCAGGGTGAGACCCAGTACGAAACCGCTGGTACCCGAACCGAACTGCCGCTGCGGTAGCCGTGCGAAGGGCTTCTCCAACAGCGCTTCGAATCGCGGGAAGATCAACCCCAGGCCGATCGCCACCAAGGCCGCCAGCGCCACCCAGCGGATCGTGTCCTGGGGCAGGCGCAGTAGTGCGAGCAGGGCCGAACCGACCAGTGTGACCAGGCTGAAGCTGAGCACCAGGCCGGCGATCACCAAATAGGGCCGCAGTCGCGAGGTCGGCGCCGAGCGGGCAGGTGTGTCGGTGTCCCCGCTCTGGGTGCCGGAAAAGAAGATGACCGGCAACACCGGCAGGATGCACGGCGAGATGCCGGTGATCAGGCCACCGAGGAAGCCGATCGCGATCAGAGTGGCCATATGAGTTATTCGTCACGGCAAGGCAATTGGATGGCCCGAACACACATCAGCCCGGCCGCATCGCGGCCGGGCTGATGTGGTGGAGAACAGATCACATCGGCGGCATCAGCACGGTGTCGATGAGGTAGACGGTGGCGTTGGCGGTCTGCACGCCCCCGCACACCACGTTCGCATCGTTGACCTTCAGTTCGGCGGGCATGGCCATGTTCGGCACGGTGACGTTCACGTCGGCGCCCTGCATGGTCTTGTGCATACCGACCACTTGCTCGGGGCTGGCCTGCCCCTCGACCACGTGGTAGGTCAGGATGCTGGTCAGCAGCGCTGAGTCGGTCTTGAGGCGCTCGATGGTGGCCGGATCGATCTTCGCGAACGCCTCATCGGTGGGCGCGAACACCGTCAGCGCGGGTGCGCCGTTCAGCGTGTCGACCAGATTCACGTGTGGGTTGAGCTGACCCGAGAGCGCCTGGGTGAGGGTCTTGAGCATCGGGTTGTTCGCCGCCGCGACGGCTACCGGTTCGGCGGCCATACCGGTCACCGAGGCCGGACCGACGGGGTTCTGGGCGGCGTAGGCGGCGCAGCCGGGGCCGACCGGCGCGGCCTGGGCGACGCCGGCGGAGGCGAAGATGAGGCCGGTGGCGGCCGCGGCGGTACATGCGACGCCGGCGAGCTTGCGGGTGTTCAGCGAGAGGGTCATCGATCGAATCCTTTTACTTGGTCGTGTTCACGTTTCGTATGGGGAGTGGGGACGGCGGTGCCGTCCGGAGGGGCGAGGCAGCCCGGTCGGGGGAACGGGCCGCCTCGCCGGCTCGGTGCCGGCTATCAGGCAGCCGGCGGCATCAGGACGGTGTCGATCATGTAGACCGTGGCGTTGGCGGTCTTCACGCCGCCGCACACCAGGCCGGCGTCGCCGACCTTGAGGTCGTTACCCGCACCGGTGACGGTGACCGGGGCGCCCTGAACGGTGGTGTGCTCACCGGCGACCTGATCGGGGCTCGCCTGGCCGGGGACCACGTGGTAGGTCAGGATCGAGGTCAGCAGGTCCGAGTCGGTCTTCAGGGTCTCCAGCGTGGCCGGATCGATCTTGGCGAACGCGTCATCGGTCGGGGCGAAGACGGTGAACTCGCCGCCATTGAGCGTGTCGACCAGGTTGACGTTCGGGTTGAGCTGGCCCGAGAGCGCCTGGGTGAGGGTCTTGAGCATCGGATTGTTGGAGGCGGCGACGGTCACCGGGTCGGCGGCCATACCGGTCACCGATCCGGGCCCCTCGGGGTTCTGCTCGGCGTACGCGGCGCAGCCCGAACCGATCAGGTTGCCGGCCGGCGCGGCCATGCTGGACGTGGTCTCCGGTGCCGCCATCGACGAGGTCATGGAGGAGATTGAGGAACTGGCTTCACTGGCACTGCTCTCGACTGACGAAGTGCCGCCCGAACAGGCGGACAGCCCGAGCGCCGCGACGGCGGCGAACCCGGCAAATGCGATGCGATGCTGGTGGGTCAATGTCATGAGACTCAACTTCCTTGTTGGCGGGTGGCTGGTACCGACCCGGTTGGCCCTACATAGGTCATTCGGTGCCCACCGCGGCCCGGATGGGTCTGCAGCAGAATTCGTGTCTGGGCGGGGCACAATGGTCGATGTGAGTTCTGACCGCCGGCGCGTGCTGATCCTGGGTAGTACCGGGTCGATCGGTACGCAGGCCCTCGACGTCATCGCCGCGAACCCCGACAGTTTCGAGGTGGTGGGGCTGGCCGCCGGCGGTGGCAACGCCGAACTGCTGGCCCGCCAGGCCGCCGAGACCGGCGTCACGAACGTGGCCGTCGCCGACCCCGATGCGCCCATCGAGGCCCGCTACCGCGGACCGGAGGCCGCCACCCGACTGGTCGAGGACACCGACGCCGATGTGGTGCTCAACGCTCTTGTCGGGGCGCTGGGCCTCAAACCGACCCTGGCCGCCCTGCACAGCGGCGCCCGGCTGGCGCTGGCGAACAAGGAATCCCTGGTCGCAGGTGGGCCGCTGGCCCTGGCCGCCGCGGCCCCCGGCCAGATCGTGCCGGTGGACTCCGAGCACTCCGCGTTGGCGCAGTGCCTCC
The sequence above is drawn from the Mycolicibacterium neoaurum VKM Ac-1815D genome and encodes:
- a CDS encoding beta-glucosidase family protein; this encodes MGQVTERSDDITALSTAEQAALGSGATFWTTKAVGDVRSILLTDGPHGVRRQSGAADHVGIAASEPATCFPPAAGLAQSWDPELVHRVAIALGTEARALGVNVLLGPGINIKRDPRCGRNFEYFSEDPLLTGVLGAAWVSGVQSRGVGASPKHFAANNAEDDRMRVSSEVDERTLREIYLRGFEHVITRALPWTVMCSYNRINGVYAAENDWLLSTVLRDEWGFDGVVVSDWGAVRDRVAAVAAGLDLEMPGTGGNTDDAACAAVESGDLDPDVLTRAAQRVARLATRAHEHDSATATFDIDEHHDLARTAATRSIVLLKNDDDVLPLSPASSVAVVGPFAVAPRYQGGGSSHVNPTRLDIPLEEIEIRARTVTHADGITEDTLAAVAAADAAVVFLGLPAEDESEGFDRADIELPDEQLQLLAAVVRAQPRTVAVLSHGGVVRLQPVADLAPAMLDGALLGQGGGAAIADVLFGAVNPSAKLTETVPVRLQDCPAYLNFPAENGKIVYGERIFVGYRGYDARDLEVTFPFGHGLSYTSFSYDDLTVEEGTDLWTVRVTVTNTGSRLGREVVQIYAGRAESRVSRPPRWLVGFGELTLPPGDRRTVEIAVARAELAHWDVTASRWVVEAGDYSLAAGASSRDVRLSTTVSVSGDAVPTSFTVDSTLGELLSDPAAAPVVMTAMAGAAPEHDSGQGLGTDMLRMLSSIPIGRLASLSGGTVRPEQVQELLETINARRSY
- a CDS encoding DUF2631 domain-containing protein, with the translated sequence MSSTEVERHNGVDTEDVPSAAWGWSVENPRVLHIIGIFAAIFLVVMTHGNHVGHVEDVFLIFFAVLILGIVARDWIARSRGWYR
- a CDS encoding amino acid permease — encoded protein: MTERLRRKSVEQSIADTDEPGTRLRKDLTWWDLTVFGVSVVVGAGIFTVTASTAANITGPAISLSFILAAVTCGLAALCYAEFASTVPVAGSAYTFSYATFGEFIAWIIGWDLILEFAVGAAVVAKGWSSYLGTVFGFSGGVVAVGPLDFDWGALLIVGTVAALLALGTKLSSHFSLVITAIKVSVVLLVVIVGAFYIKVSNYTPFIPPTESGESAGSGVDQSVFSLLTGAAGSHYGVYGLLAGASIVFFAFIGFDVVATTAEETRNPQRDVARGILASLAIVTVLYVAVSVVLSGMASYVDMREAGGGHPNLATAFELNGVDWAAKVISIGALAGLTTVVMVLMLGLSRVLFAMSRDGLLPRSLARTGTRGTPVRITVIVAVLVALAASLFPVNRLEEMVNVGTLFAFVLVSAGVIVLRRNRPDLERGFRVPWVPLLPIASIVACLWLMLNLTALTWIRFVVWMAFGVLIYLAYGRRHSLLGQRLALDGKI
- a CDS encoding cytochrome c biogenesis protein DipZ, with the translated sequence MATLIAIGFLGGLITGISPCILPVLPVIFFSGTQSGDTDTPARSAPTSRLRPYLVIAGLVLSFSLVTLVGSALLALLRLPQDTIRWVALAALVAIGLGLIFPRFEALLEKPFARLPQRQFGSGTSGFVLGLTLGVLYVPCAGPVLAAIVVAGATGSIGADIIALTLSFAIGAALPLLFFALAGRRVTERVAAFRRRQREIRVTAGLVTILLAVALVFNLPAALQRTIPDYTAALQDRVGGEEQLREKLNLGGLVNEQNAELSNCTNGAPELESCGTAPDIKGITAWLNTPGNTPIDLKSLRGKVVLIDFWAYSCINCQRAAPHLVDWYAAYRDRGLQVIGVHTPEYAFEKVQANVVSGAADLGITYPVAMDNNFSTWTNYRNRYWPAHYLIDKNGVVRHIKFGEGDYATTERLIRQLLSDGDGRALPAATERSDDTPTAPTTPETYFSVGKVVNYGGTGVYDEGTHTFDFPDRLAADSFALRGPWALDYQGITAQAPGSTIRLNYRARNVYLVVGGDGTVRITRDGVTREMPVTGPPNMRQIIADDPVGAGTVEVSLDGGLQAYSFTYG
- a CDS encoding fasciclin domain-containing protein, yielding MTLSLNTRKLAGVACTAAAATGLIFASAGVAQAAPVGPGCAAYAAQNPVGPASVTGMAAEPVAVAAANNPMLKTLTQALSGQLNPHVNLVDTLNGAPALTVFAPTDEAFAKIDPATIERLKTDSALLTSILTYHVVEGQASPEQVVGMHKTMQGADVNVTVPNMAMPAELKVNDANVVCGGVQTANATVYLIDTVLMPPM
- a CDS encoding fasciclin domain-containing protein: MTLTHQHRIAFAGFAAVAALGLSACSGGTSSVESSASEASSSISSMTSSMAAPETTSSMAAPAGNLIGSGCAAYAEQNPEGPGSVTGMAADPVTVAASNNPMLKTLTQALSGQLNPNVNLVDTLNGGEFTVFAPTDDAFAKIDPATLETLKTDSDLLTSILTYHVVPGQASPDQVAGEHTTVQGAPVTVTGAGNDLKVGDAGLVCGGVKTANATVYMIDTVLMPPAA